The DNA segment CATTTTCAAAGTCGAGCGACGGGACAATATTAAACCTTCCCAGCGCTTCTCTCACAGATGCCATAAGAATCTGCCAGATAGCTCTTTCATCCTCAAATTTTATCTCTGTTTTTGTCGGATGAATATTTATATCTATTGAAGCAGGATCGGCTTCCAAAAAGATAAAGTATGAGGGTATTGCTTCAACCGGGAGAATATTCTGATAAGCTTCAACTACTGCTTTATGGAAGTAGGGGTGCTTCATAAAGCGGTTGTTTACAAAGAAAAATTGTTCACCGTAAGTTCTTCTTGCGTTTTCAGGCTTCCCGATATACCCTTTAATTGTTATCAGACTGGTCTCTGTTTCAAGTGTAATCAGATCCTGGTTGATTTGTTTACCGAATACACCTATGATTCGTTGGCGGGTATTTCCCGAAGAAAGATTATAGATCTCAGTATCATTATGATATAGTGAAAACCTGATATCGGGATGAGCTATTACTATCTTTTGAAACTCATTTACAATATGTCTGATCTCAGTGTTATCTGACTTCAGAAATTTGCGTCGTGCCGGGATATTAAAGAAAAGGTTCTTTACGGCAAAGCTCGATCCGACAGGACAGCTGCAGGGCTCATGAGTTATAACTTTTGAACCGCTTATTTCAATAAGGATCCCGGTTTCATTTTCTTCTCTTCTTGTCTTTAATTCGACCATAGCAACAGCAGCAATGGAAGCGAGTGCTTCTCCCCTGAAACCCTTGGTTGTAATGGCAAAAAGATCCTGTGCTGAAGTGATTTTCGATGTGGCATGGCGCTCAAATGAAAGGCGGGCATCTGTCTCGGACATTCCGCTTCCGTCATCGACTATCTGAATAAGAGTTTTACCTGAATCCTTTATTATTACCCGGATATTTTTTGCACCAGCATCCACTGAGTTTTCCACCAGCTCTTTTACCACCGAAGCGGGTCGTTGGATGACCTCTCCGGCTGCAATCTGATTTGCAACGGAGTCTGGTAAAAGCTTAATAATATCAGGCATTAAAAAGGTATTTGTTTCAACTCTGCAAATATATAAATAATTGCTACAACACCCTTCTGGCAGCAATCCGTATCCCATTATCCACAGGATGGTGGTTATTAATTCAGGGATGATTATATTTGTAAAAAAATGGGGATAAAACCATGACCCGGTTCTCGGACAAGGTTTAAACAATAATTATTATGAGAAAGCTGACTATATTTTCTATTGTGTTCTTCAGTATTATTTTTGCTGGTTGCTCAAAAAAAGCTGACCAGGATGTCGTTAAGGTAATGACTTTCAACATCAGGTACGATAATCCGCGTGACAGTATAAATGCATGGCCCAAAAGGGCTGCGCAGGTTTGCGAATTTATTAAGAATGAAAAACCTGATCTTATTGGTATGCAGGAGGTTCTTCTGAGGCAGTATGTTATTCTTGATTCAGCACTTACCGATTATACATCTGTTGGTGTTGGCCGTGATGATGGAGCCAAAGGAGGCGAGATGAATCCGGTATTCTTCAGGAAGGAACGATTTGACATGATCAGGACAATAACCTTCTGGCTCTCTTCTACACCTGATGTTCCCGGGTCAAAAGGATGGGGTGCCTCACTTCCAAGAATTGTTACCTGGATGGAACTTGCAGACAAGAATACTCATGAACATTTTTTCTATTTTAATACTCATTTCGCACATGATTCAGATTCCGCAAGAATAATGAGTTCAAGAATCCTTCTTGATCAGGTAGCTAAAATATCAGATGGTTCTCCATTTATTATTACCGGAGATTTCAATATGCTTCCGACAAGTCTTGGCTACTCAATTCTGACCGGACCCGCAGAGAGTGTACCTGCACTTAAGGATTCATATACTATTTCAGAGAAGAGACCCTGGGGCCCTGTCTATACTTTCAACGGTTTCTCTGACAAGCCAGGGACAGGAAGAATAGATTATATATTCGTGAAAAATGGGATGAGAGCACTGGAGCACAGGACAATGATTAAGAAAGAAGGCGGAGTATTCATCTCAGATCACTGGCCTGTAGAGGCAACTATTCTGCTTAAATAAAACCGGTTTTGTATATTATAGTTTATACACAAAGCTTACTCTTAATCCGAAGTATCTGATTTTAACCGGTTGATGTGTGTAAGATTTTTCAAAGATATCTTTATATGATTCCTCTTGCCTTAAGAGGTCGGATAATCCGATATTCATTTCGGGGCCTACTGTGATATTTGAATAATATCCCAAAGGTATATTTGCGCCTGCGGATGCATATAATGAAAGGTAAAGGCCTTTATACTTAGTGGTTCCGGTAATATCAATATTTTCCCTGCTAAAGAAACCAAGTTCAGGAACTGTCAGAGCATCTTTTGGTTCAATAAATAATGAATACGGACTGGCATAGAATTGATAGTACCCTGAATCCCTGTATATTGCTTTCTGAGGTATCGATATTTTGAATCCCCCTTCAGCATAAAATCCAAACTCACCGGGTTTACCGCTTGTATACCCTGCTAGTAGTGGAAGGGTAAAAAGATTAATATTAACAACAGAATCATAATCAGCTTCCACAATCCTGAAGTAAGAATCCCCGTTAAGGTCGGTAGATGCGACCTTATCAGTAAAAGTGCCGGTAAGATTAAATTTTTCCGAAAATTTGTTTAATTCAAGTCCACTTCTGGCATAAATGTTATCAGTGAAATTGTATTGAACACCAATCCCGCTTAAAAAACCATATGCAGGAGAAACATTCCAGGTGTGGAAATTTTTTTCCACCGACATGGCTTCAATGTTTTTGTCGTTGATGCTTGTTTGCCCGAATGATCCGGACAAAGAAACACTCAGGCCCTTTCTGGAAACAGGTTTAATTACAATTTCTGGTTTACTGATACTGGCATTTCCGGATGTTGATTCATAAAAGTTAACAGATGATGAGATATCGATGCCGGTTATCCTGAAACCTGAAAATGTGTTGTCTGCTGCAGAAAATACTATTTTAAAAATCAAGGGAAACATTTCTCTGAAGATGTCTTTCCCTTTGTAACTGCCGGAGAAAAATTTAGAGACATCGGTATAGACAAAATAATTTCCATCTTCCGATTTCATTATCCGTCCAAATTTTGCAGAATCAGCATTTACAGATAAATTTTTAATTCCATTAGGGTAATCTGTAATATATGCAGTAAGGTAATCTGTAACAGGAATCAGCTTTGTTTCAGCTTCTGGCATTATGTCGTTGTAGACACGGGTCTCTGTTTCAGGAAATAGTTTCATGAAACTCTCTTTATAGAATGATTTGTCTTCAGCTGACTCCTGGGGATCTCCGATGAGTGAAAGAAAATTTGCATAATCCTGAATCATTGTTCTGACTGCATTATGAACTTTAACAAGATCTTCGGGATTGAAGGTTTCACCTGATACTTCTTTAAGCACTTTGGAATAGTCTATAACGGCATTTGAATCAGACCTTCTTATACCAACTATCCTGAATTTTTCAGGTGATTTGTTCTCAAGATTGAATGCGATCCGGAAAGTCAGTTCTTCTGTATTTTTATTGATGGTCTGGTTAAGATAGTTCCCGCTTATTGATTTTTTTACTAGGATATCAATTGAATAAACATTCTCCTGGTGTGAAATGATTTCACTTACTCTGGCATTAATCAGGTCAAGACTTATAGATATGCCATCGGGATACCATAGAACAAGATTATTTGAATATGTTTCTGCTTCATAAAATTCGCTCAGTTTATGTGCCGG comes from the Bacteroidales bacterium genome and includes:
- a CDS encoding endonuclease/exonuclease/phosphatase family protein, giving the protein MRKLTIFSIVFFSIIFAGCSKKADQDVVKVMTFNIRYDNPRDSINAWPKRAAQVCEFIKNEKPDLIGMQEVLLRQYVILDSALTDYTSVGVGRDDGAKGGEMNPVFFRKERFDMIRTITFWLSSTPDVPGSKGWGASLPRIVTWMELADKNTHEHFFYFNTHFAHDSDSARIMSSRILLDQVAKISDGSPFIITGDFNMLPTSLGYSILTGPAESVPALKDSYTISEKRPWGPVYTFNGFSDKPGTGRIDYIFVKNGMRALEHRTMIKKEGGVFISDHWPVEATILLK
- the mutL gene encoding DNA mismatch repair endonuclease MutL codes for the protein MPDIIKLLPDSVANQIAAGEVIQRPASVVKELVENSVDAGAKNIRVIIKDSGKTLIQIVDDGSGMSETDARLSFERHATSKITSAQDLFAITTKGFRGEALASIAAVAMVELKTRREENETGILIEISGSKVITHEPCSCPVGSSFAVKNLFFNIPARRKFLKSDNTEIRHIVNEFQKIVIAHPDIRFSLYHNDTEIYNLSSGNTRQRIIGVFGKQINQDLITLETETSLITIKGYIGKPENARRTYGEQFFFVNNRFMKHPYFHKAVVEAYQNILPVEAIPSYFIFLEADPASIDINIHPTKTEIKFEDERAIWQILMASVREALGRFNIVPSLDFENEALIDIPVMSATNRMPEQPGIEINTSYNPFDKDDNIPDRSGSIDRFEKENVANWEKLYSALEKENENPGFEKIRESQRKFFQIKNKYIVCPVKSGLMLIDQKRAHERVLYERFIDCLSNNRAVSQVDMFPVTAEVNPSDFYIIKEIEAELELLGFRIKHSGKNKITINGKPAGSESLNPLEMLEIILEDYKTTQEAPTSGAKEKVASAMAGASSIQYGKVLSQNEMENLFDTLFACQSPNYSPKGKPVISILTLEDIDKRFK